The Cytobacillus firmus genome segment GACTTCGAAACCGGCACGTTCACGCGTCAGACCACCCGGCCCTAACGCAGAAAGACGGCGCTTATGCGTAAGTTCAGCAAGCGGATTCGTCTGGTCCATGAACTGGGACAACTGAGAGCTTCCAAAGAACTCTTTAATTGACGCAATAACAGGACGGATATTAATCAGCTGCTGAGGTGTAATCGTATTTGTATCCTGGATGGACATTCTCTCGCGGACCACACGCTCCATACGGGATAAACCGATGCGGAACTGGTTCTGCAATAGTTCTCCGACTGAACGAAGACGTCTGTTTCCAAGATGGTCAATATCATCTGTATCTCCTACAGAGTGCAGAAGGTTAAAGAAATAGCTGATAGATGCAATGATGTCAGAAGGTGCAATGTTTTTCACTGCTTCTTCCACATAGGCATTGCCGATCACATTGATGACCTTTTCGCCATCTTCATTAGGCGCGTAAATCTTAATAGACTGAAGCAACACTTCATCATTTACTACTCCGCCTAATAAGCTTACCGTTTTGAAGCCGATATCCTTCTCAAGGTTAGGAAGAATGCGGTCTAATGTACGGCGGTCAAGTGTAACTCCTTTTTCCGCAATGATTTCGCCAGTTTCTGGATCCACAAGCGTTTCAGCCAGTTTTTGGCCAAACAGGCGGTTTTTAATATGAAGCTTCTTATTGATCTTATAGCGTCCAACGTTCGCAAGGTCATAACGCTTTGGATCAAAGAATCTTGAGACAAGCAAGCTTTTTGCATTTTCGACCGTTGGCGGCTCGCCCGGACGAAGACGCTCATAGATTTCAAGGAGAGCTTTATCTGTGCTTTCCGTATTGTCTTTCTCAAGCGTATTGCGAATGTACTCGTTGTCTCCAACCAAATCGATGATCTCTTGATCAGAGCCGAACCCAAGTGCACGCAAAAGAACCGTAACGGGCAGTTTCCGAGTACGATCTATTCTGACGTATACGACGTCTTTGGCATCTGTTTCATACTCAAGCCATGCGCCGCGGTTCGGGATTACGGTTGCTGAATAGCCTTTTTTCCCGTTTTTATCAAGCTTTCCACTGAAGTATACGCTCGGAGAACGCACTAACTGGGATACAATGACACGTTCCGCTCCATTAATAACGAACGTACCTGTCTCTGTCATAAGCGGGAAGTCACCCATAAAGACATCCTGGTCTTTAACTTCGCCTGTTTCTTTGTTTACAAGACGCACTTTCACACGTAAAGGTGCAGAATATGTAACATCTCGTTCTTTCGATTCCTCAACGGAATATTTTGGTTCGCCAAGGCTGTAATCAATAAATTCAAGCGACAAATTACCAGTAAAGTCTTCAATCGGAGAAATATCATGGAACATTTCTCGTAAACCCTCATCAAGAAACCATTGATAAGAAGAGGTTTGGATTTCGATTAGATTTGGTAATTCTAAAACTTCACTGATTCGTGCGTAACTTCTACGTTGGCGGTGTCGTCCATACTGAACTAGTTGACCTGTCAACTGATTCACCCCTCAAATCAAGCGTTATTGTTGCTAATAGCAATTTATATCATCCTATAAGAAAAGCGATGAGCGCCTGCCTATCGGTTCAGGTATTAGCGACTGGACCGATGGCGCACGAAGCCAGCCAGTAAAACTGGCCCAGAAGCAGGCTTCTTCCCAAAATAGCACAGGGACATGAGCCAAGCTTCCATTCTTATAAGACAAAAAGAAAAAGGGTTTTCACTTCAAAAACCACATTTTCACAATACGACTATTATTTTGTTAGCTTTCCCATTAAAACCAATTTTATACAACTATTAGATAAATTTAGTTATAAATAGGAATATAATATGTTGGCATTTTACAATACTATCATAGCAAAAAAGTCAAGTCAATCTTTTTTTGCTCTTAATATAAAATAGCCTTTTTTCTTTTCTGCTGTCTCCACTTCACCGAATAACTCTGTCAGTTTATCGATCGCAGAGGATGCACCCTGCTTTTTCTGGATGACAACCCATAGCTCTCCGCCCGATATCAGAGCCTCAAAGCTTTGTTCAAAAATATCATGCACTATCTTTTTCCCGGCGCGGATTGGCGGGTTTGTCAGGATAGCCGCAAACTTATTGCCTTTTGTACTTTCAAGGCGGTCACTTTCATAGATTTGGACATTTTTTATGCCGTTCAATTCAGCATTTTCCTTCGCAAGTCCAAGCGCCCTCTCATTTACATCAACCATATGAACAGTCCGTTCCGGCATAAGCTTCGCAGCAGTCAGCCCGATAGGTCCATATCCGCAGCCGACATCGAGAATATTCCCATCCGCTTCCGGCTGATCAAATGTTTCGATCAATAATTTAGACCCAAAATCCACTTCACCCTTTGAAAAAACACCGTTGTCTGTTTTAAAACGGAAAGGAAATTCCTTTAAAGTATAGCTCCAGGTTTTAGGGCTGCTATCAACATGCTGTGTTTTGGAATAGTAGTGGTCAGACATGAAATCACCTCCAGGAGTATATATAAGAAGATAAAAGGAGAATCACAAATTATGTGGGTTCGAAGGAATTATATAAGATTGCCCACTAAAAAGCAAAAAGTTAAAGAATAATGTAATTTCGACCCCAAAACAAAAAGCCCGCTTAAGCAGCGGACTTTTCATAAAGGCTATTACTTAACTTCAACGCCAGCTCCAACTTCTTCAAGCTTAGCTTTAACTTCTTCAGCTTCTTCTTTAGAAACGCCTTCTTTAAGAGCTTTTGGAGTGTTGTCAACAAGTTCTTTCGCTTCTTTAAGTCCAAGACCTGTGATTTCACGTACCACTTTGATAACTTTGATTTTTTGGTCGCCTGCAGAAGTAAGAACAACTTCAAATTCAGTTTGCTCTTCAGCAGCGCCACCAGCAGCAGCTCCGCCCATCATTGCTACAGGAGCAGCAGCAGTTACACCAAATTCTTCTTCAATAGCTTTTACTAAGTCGTTTAGTTCTAAAACAGTCATAGATTTAACTGCTTCAATGATTTGTTCTTTAGTCATGATTATGTTTCCTCCTTATTTTTGGTTTGAATCTATTAGTTTAACGCTAAAATCAACTTACGCGCCTTGTTCTTCTTTTTGATCTGCAACAGCTTTTGCAGCAAGAGCAAGATTGCGGATAGGTGCTTGAAGTACGCTGAGTAGCATAGAAAGCAAGCCTTCGCGTGATGGTAGTTCAGCAAGAGCTTTGACATCTTCTACTGAAGCGATATTCCCTTCGATTACACCTGCTTTAATTTCAAGTGCTTCATGCTTTTTCGCGAAATCATTAAGGATTTTCGCTGGAGCAACTACATCTTCTGTGCTGAACGCGATTGCGTTAGGTCCAGTTAAAGACTCGTTTAAACCGGAAAGTTCAGCAGCTTCAGCAGCACGGCGAGTCATTGAATTCTTGTATACTTTGAATTCCACGCCAGCTTCACGAAGCTGTTTACGAAGTTCAGTAACTTCAGCAACAGAAAGACCACGGTAGTCAACAACAACTGTTGATACACTTGATTTAAGTTTATCAGCAATTTCGTCTACGATTTGTTTCTTTTGTTCGATAATGCTGCTCATCCTTACACCTCCTGTAGAATTTTCTACATTCATACCGTTCAATAAAAAACCTCCACGACTTTGCAGACATGGAGGAAGTATACAATAGCGAGAAAAAGCAATTCTATCGTAATACCTCGGCAGGAAATTAAGCAATAAAGCACCTGCTGTCTACGGCACAAATGTTATTATATTTTAACAACAAAATACATATTACAGCATGTATTTCAGAATGTCAATTGTTATTATTGTCCAGCTTCAGCGCCTAGCCCCTCGAGGTCATAAGGCAATCCTCCCGGAAAGGTAAAGAACACCTTTCAGTGAGGCTCGTCTTATGCTTGTCGGGGCTGGGCAAGGCGCTTACGCTTTTCTATTTTACTGCAACAGATGAAGGATCTACTTTAACGCCAGGTCCCATTGTAGAAGTAACAGAAACGTTCTTCATGTAAGTTCCTTTAGCAGCAGCAGGCTTCACTTTCATCATTGTGTCGAAAATAGTGTTGAAGTTTTCAACAAGCTTTTCGTCTTCGAAAGATACTTTACCGATTGGCACGTGGATGTTACCAGCTTTGTCAACACGGTATTCAACTTTACCTGCTTTGATTTCGTTAACTGCTTTTTGAACGTCAAAAGTAACTGTGCCAGTCTTAGGGTTTGGCATTAAGCCTTTAGGTCCTAATACGCGGCCAAGTTTACCAACTTCACCCATCATGTCAGGTGTAGCAACGATTACATCAAAGTCGAACCAGCCTTGGCTGATTTTGTTGATGTATTCAGAATCGCCTACGAAATCTGCTCCAGCTGCTTCTGCTTCTTTCGCTTTTTCGCCTTTAGCGAATACAAGAACGCGCTGAGTTTTACCAGTTCCGTTTGGAAGAACTACTGCTCCACGGATTTGCTGGTCAGCTTTCTTAGGGTCAACTCCAAGGCGGAATGCTACCTCAACAGTTGCATCAAATTTTGCAAAATTAGTTTTCTTCGTAAGTTCAATTGCTTCAGCAATCGGGTAAGCTTTTGAAGAATCAACAAGCTTCACAGCTTCTGCGTACTTCTTACTTTTTTTAGCCATTTTTATTTCCTCCTTGATTGTGGTTTTAGCGGAATAACCTCCCACGAGTAAAAGCGGAGACGCCTTAGTCTAAGGCGCCGCTGCTCAACACGAAAAGCGGAGGCGCCCATTAAGGCGCCCGCTCTTGACAGAACAAAGGTTGCGAGTGAAACCAAATTCAACGTCGCAACCTCATCCCTTAATCTGCTTCATACATGGATTAGTCTTCGATAACGATACCCATGCTGCGTGCAGTACCTTCAACCATACGCATTGCAGCTTCTACGCTTGCAGCGTTTAGATCAGGCATCTTTGTTTCAGCAATCTCGCGTACCTTGTCACGCTTGACTGTTGCTACTTTATTACGGTTTGGTTCACCAGAACCAGACTCGATTCCAGCCGCCTTCTTAAGAAGAACTGCAGCAGGAGGAGTTTTCGTAATAAATGTAAATGAACGGTCTTCAAAAACCGTGATTTCAACAGGAATGATTAAGCCAGCTTGTTCAGCTGTTCGAGCGTTAAATTCCTTACAGAATCCCATGATGTTAACACCTGCTTGACCTAGTGCCGGTCCAACCGGTGGTGCAGGGTTCGCTTTACCTGCAGGGATTTGCAGCTTTACAAGTTTGATTACTTTTTTAGCCACGAGACACACCTCCTTAAAGTCCGTGATGTGGTAATAGGGAAAGTTCCCTCCCACTCAACTTATAGTCTTTATATTAAGATAAAGAACTTTTAACTACTGTCCAGTCTCTTTGTCCGAGACATACTGACCTTTGAAATATTATCACTTTTCAAAGCCAATTTCAAGTTTTTTTACAAAGATATATAAAAGTACTTTCACAGAAGGCTGATTCTTACAGTTTTTCAATCTGTGAAAAATCAAGTTCAACCGGAGTGTCGCGGCCAAACATGTTCACAAGCACTTTAATCTTTGCCTTATCTTTATCAATATCTTCAATAGAGCCTGTGAAGTTCGCAAACGGACCTTCGTTCACCTTTACCGTTTCGCCGATCTCAAAGTTGATATCAAAGCGGGCTTCTTCAACACCCATATGCTTAAGAACTTGAGTAACTTCCTCAGGCAATAGCGGAGTCGGCTTTGAGCCTGAACCTGCCGAACCTACAAATCCGGTTACACCCGGAGTATTTCTTACTACATACCAGGAATCATCTGTCATCACGATTTCCACCAGTACATAACCAGGGAATACCTTGCGCTTCACTACCTTTTTCTTGCCGTTCTTAAATTCTGTTTCTTCTTCTTCAGGGACTACCACCCGAAAGATCTTATCTTGCATACCCATTGATTCAACACGTTTCTCCAGATTGGCTTTTACTTTATTTTCATAGCCGGAGTACGTATGAACAACATACCAATTCTTTTCCATTCACGAGGACTTGTTCGTCCTTCCCTCCCTGTATTCAACAATTTATTATTTTTCTCCAAATTAAAAAACCCGTTTCCGGGCTTTGCAAATGTTTCCTGTGTTATTCTCCATTATACCATGGAAACTCAGGGGTTATTCAAGAATTATACGAATCAATTCAGAAATTCCCAGGTCAAGCACTGCAAAAAACAGAGCGAAAAACGTAACTGTAGCCAGTACGGTAACAGTATAGCTTGTCAGCTCTTTGCGTTTAGGCCAGCTGACCTTTCTCATTTCCCGGCCAACTTCACGGAAAAAATTCACGATGCGCTGCATTTCGTAACCCCCAACTTTCGAAAGATATATCCTTTAACAAGAAGCGAAAGCGGCTTCAAAATCAGACCGGTCTTCCAATCTGCCTAAAACACTCAGCTTCAGTCTATTAAAAGAACAAACTTCTTATCTATATAATCACTTTGTTTCTTTATGGATCGTATGAGCACTGCATGTGCTGCAGAATTTCTTCAATTCCAGCCGTACAGCATCATCTTTGCCCGCAGTGGAATAATTCCTGGAACCACATACAGAGCATGCCAATATTACTTTTTTCGTCATCATTTCCACCTACTAAGTCACATTACGCCCTTAAAACTTTAACACGCACCCTAAATCATGTCAATAACTGCAAAAAAAAGCAAGGTGTTGGCAAATTCTGTCTACAGGGAAAATTCCCGCACTTCCAGATATCTTTCCAGCTTTCTTTTCACCCGCTGCAGAGCATTGTCAATCGACTTCACATGGCGGTTCAGTTCTTCGGAAATTTCCTGATAGGACTGCCCGTCCAAATAAAGGGCAAGCACCTTGCGTTCAAGGTCACTCAGAAGCTCGGACATTTTCACTTCAATATGATCAAATTCTTCCTGGTTGATAATCAGCTCTTCAGGGTCCATAACCTTCGCCCCGGAGATAACATCCATAAGCGTTCTGTCTGATTCCTCATCATAAATGGGCTTGTCCAGAGACACATACGAGTTCAGCGGAATATGCTTTTGGCGGGTCGCCGTCTTAATGGCGGTGATGATTTGCCTGGTGATGCACAGCTCGGCAAACGCTTTAAATGAAGACAGCTTGTCCTCTTTAAAATCACGGATCGCCTTGTATAAGCCGATCATTCCCTCTTGTACAATATCTTCTTTATCTGCGCCAATCAAAAAATAGGATCTTGCTTTTGCCCGGACAAAGTTGCGGTACTTATGAATCAGATAATCCAGCGCCTCACTCTCGCCCTTATGCACGAGCTCCACTATTTCTTCGTCCTCTAGCTGTATAAAGTCTATAAGATTTTCGTCGATTGTCTTGAAGTCAGCACTCACTTAGATCCCCCCGACCGTACAAGCATGGTTAGAAACATTATACAGCACGGTTTTTTCAAGCGTCAACCGCTCATTGGCCTCCTCTGCGCCATTTTTCAAAAATTTCTGCCACTTCATCGCTGAGATGTATCTTGGAAACTGGCTTTTTCTCCTGAATTTTTTTTACTTTTTTTTCGATGCTGCTTTCAATCAAATTCATTTCATTCAAGAGCTCCCTCGCTGATTTCCTTAGGGCCCCCTGGCCAAATATGACCCACTGCTCTGTGAAATCGGAGGTTGCTACATGAATTTGAGTTTTAATATTACTGAGATCGATAGCCAGTTTTTCGATGCGTTCATCGGCCGTTTCATTATTCCGCGTAAAAATAACTTCGATCTTTGAATTTTTAAACTTTTTTTCAGTGCCCTTTACATAGTGGGCATCAAACACGACAATCACTCTGTACCCGGAATATCCCTGGTACTCGGCCATTTTTTCAATCAGACGGTCTCTGGCAGATGATAAATCCTTGTTTTTGAGCTCCCTGAGTTCCGGCCAAGCACCAATTATGTTGTATCCGTCAACAAGAAGGATGTCCATTTTTATCCCTCAAGCGGGTGCCGTTTCCGATAAACCTCATACATGAGCAGTGCAGCCGCAACTGATGCATTAAGGGAAGTAACATGTCCAGCCATCGGCAGGTTAATTAGGAAGTCGCATTTATCACGTATCAGGCGGCCCATTCCTTTTCCTTCACTGCCAATCACAAGGCCTAAAGGCATCGCTCCATCCATCTGGCGGTAGTCCTGTTTTCCTTTTGCATCCGTACCGGCGATCCAGACGCCTCTTTCTTTTAATTCATCAATCGTCCTGGACATATTGGTAACACGGACAACCGGAATATACTCGATCGCCCCTGTTGATGCTTTAGCTACCGTTGCTGTCAGCCCGACCGCTCTCCTCTTCGGAATAATGATCCCATGGGCACCGACTGCATCGGCCGTTCTCATGATGGATCCCAGATTGTGCGGATCTTCAATTTCATCCAGCAGCAGGAAGAATGGTGCTTCATTTTTCTTTTCTGCAGCTGCAAACAGATCATCGATTTCTGCGTATTGATAGGCAGCAACCTGTGCGATGACACCTTGATGATTTCCCTCTGCCATCCCATCTATTTTTTTCTTGGGTACAAACTGGACGAGGACCCCGGCTGACTTCGCCAAACCGATTACCTGCTGCATCTGCCCGCCCTGCGAACCTTCTGCAATAAAAATCTTATTAATATCCCTCTCTGACTTCAACGCTTCAATGACGGGATTCTTCCCAATGATAAAATCCTGGCTCATTTTACCGCTCCTCCTTTCTTTTTCTCAACTAAATCAATGGATTCCAGAATCAGCTCTTCCATGCGCTCCTGTCTTTTCGCTAAAAACAGATAGCCGATCAGTGATTCAAAAGCTGTGCTGTATCTGTATGTTTGGACATCTGTATTTTTCGGCACTGAACCGGACTTGGCATTCCGCCCCCTGCGGACAACTGCCAGTTCTTCTTCAGTCAGCCGCTTAGCGTCTATTAATTCATGAATGATCAGGGACTGGGCTTTTGCAGAAACATACCGGGTCGCCTCCTTATGGAGAAAATGAGGCCGGACCCGTCCATTTTGCAGGAGATGGTGCCGTATATAGGTTTCAAATACTGCATCTCCCATATACGCCAGGGCAAGACTATTCAATTGTTTTTCATCTACTTTGTTTTCATAGTGAAGCATTGCTTAGCCTCTTTTCCATCTGATTCCCTGCGGTGTATCTTCAAGGATAATATTCATTTCTTTCAGCTGATCGCGGATTTTATCTGCCCGTTCGAAATTTCGCTCTTTTCTGGCCTGCTGCCTCTCTTCAATCAGCTGTTCGATTTCCTCATCCAGAAGGTCTGCATGTGCCTCTTCAAGTGAAAGTCCCAATACATCAAACAGCGTTTCAAATTCTTTCATGAAAGCATCGATCACTTCCACAGCTGTGTTTTTCTCCATCAGATAATAATTCGCAAGCTTAGACAGTTCGAACAAAATGGATACAGCATTCGCTGTGTTAAAATCATCATCCATATCTTGAATGAACTGCTCATGAAGAGCCGTAATTTTATCCAGCCACTCCTGATTATTATCGGTCAGGTTCACACTTGCTTCTCTGCGGTGCTGCAAATTGTGATAAGACGTTTTAATGCGCTCAAGCCCTGTCCGTGTGTTTTCCAGAAGCTCATTGCTGTAGTTGATCGGATGCCTGTAATGAACCGACAGCATGAAAAATCTTAAAACCTGCGGGTCATGCTTTTGGATAATGTCATGAACCAGGACGAAATTCCCCAGTGATTTGGACATTTTTTCGTTGTCGATATTAATATACCCGTTATGCATCCAGTAGCGGGCGAAGGTTTTTCCTGTCAGTGCTTCCGACTGGGCAATTTCATTTTCATGATGCGGGAAGGCCAGATCCTGACCGCCGGCATGGATGTCAATCATGTCCCCA includes the following:
- a CDS encoding class I SAM-dependent methyltransferase; translation: MSDHYYSKTQHVDSSPKTWSYTLKEFPFRFKTDNGVFSKGEVDFGSKLLIETFDQPEADGNILDVGCGYGPIGLTAAKLMPERTVHMVDVNERALGLAKENAELNGIKNVQIYESDRLESTKGNKFAAILTNPPIRAGKKIVHDIFEQSFEALISGGELWVVIQKKQGASSAIDKLTELFGEVETAEKKKGYFILRAKKD
- the rplL gene encoding 50S ribosomal protein L7/L12 — encoded protein: MTKEQIIEAVKSMTVLELNDLVKAIEEEFGVTAAAPVAMMGGAAAGGAAEEQTEFEVVLTSAGDQKIKVIKVVREITGLGLKEAKELVDNTPKALKEGVSKEEAEEVKAKLEEVGAGVEVK
- the rplJ gene encoding 50S ribosomal protein L10, with product MSSIIEQKKQIVDEIADKLKSSVSTVVVDYRGLSVAEVTELRKQLREAGVEFKVYKNSMTRRAAEAAELSGLNESLTGPNAIAFSTEDVVAPAKILNDFAKKHEALEIKAGVIEGNIASVEDVKALAELPSREGLLSMLLSVLQAPIRNLALAAKAVADQKEEQGA
- the rplA gene encoding 50S ribosomal protein L1; protein product: MGGYSAKTTIKEEIKMAKKSKKYAEAVKLVDSSKAYPIAEAIELTKKTNFAKFDATVEVAFRLGVDPKKADQQIRGAVVLPNGTGKTQRVLVFAKGEKAKEAEAAGADFVGDSEYINKISQGWFDFDVIVATPDMMGEVGKLGRVLGPKGLMPNPKTGTVTFDVQKAVNEIKAGKVEYRVDKAGNIHVPIGKVSFEDEKLVENFNTIFDTMMKVKPAAAKGTYMKNVSVTSTMGPGVKVDPSSVAVK
- the rplK gene encoding 50S ribosomal protein L11 — protein: MAKKVIKLVKLQIPAGKANPAPPVGPALGQAGVNIMGFCKEFNARTAEQAGLIIPVEITVFEDRSFTFITKTPPAAVLLKKAAGIESGSGEPNRNKVATVKRDKVREIAETKMPDLNAASVEAAMRMVEGTARSMGIVIED
- the nusG gene encoding transcription termination/antitermination protein NusG, whose product is MEKNWYVVHTYSGYENKVKANLEKRVESMGMQDKIFRVVVPEEEETEFKNGKKKVVKRKVFPGYVLVEIVMTDDSWYVVRNTPGVTGFVGSAGSGSKPTPLLPEEVTQVLKHMGVEEARFDINFEIGETVKVNEGPFANFTGSIEDIDKDKAKIKVLVNMFGRDTPVELDFSQIEKL
- the secE gene encoding preprotein translocase subunit SecE → MQRIVNFFREVGREMRKVSWPKRKELTSYTVTVLATVTFFALFFAVLDLGISELIRIILE
- the rpmG gene encoding 50S ribosomal protein L33, giving the protein MTKKVILACSVCGSRNYSTAGKDDAVRLELKKFCSTCSAHTIHKETK
- the sigH gene encoding RNA polymerase sporulation sigma factor SigH: MSADFKTIDENLIDFIQLEDEEIVELVHKGESEALDYLIHKYRNFVRAKARSYFLIGADKEDIVQEGMIGLYKAIRDFKEDKLSSFKAFAELCITRQIITAIKTATRQKHIPLNSYVSLDKPIYDEESDRTLMDVISGAKVMDPEELIINQEEFDHIEVKMSELLSDLERKVLALYLDGQSYQEISEELNRHVKSIDNALQRVKRKLERYLEVREFSL
- a CDS encoding NYN domain-containing protein — translated: MDILLVDGYNIIGAWPELRELKNKDLSSARDRLIEKMAEYQGYSGYRVIVVFDAHYVKGTEKKFKNSKIEVIFTRNNETADERIEKLAIDLSNIKTQIHVATSDFTEQWVIFGQGALRKSARELLNEMNLIESSIEKKVKKIQEKKPVSKIHLSDEVAEIFEKWRRGGQ
- the rlmB gene encoding 23S rRNA (guanosine(2251)-2'-O)-methyltransferase RlmB, which gives rise to MSQDFIIGKNPVIEALKSERDINKIFIAEGSQGGQMQQVIGLAKSAGVLVQFVPKKKIDGMAEGNHQGVIAQVAAYQYAEIDDLFAAAEKKNEAPFFLLLDEIEDPHNLGSIMRTADAVGAHGIIIPKRRAVGLTATVAKASTGAIEYIPVVRVTNMSRTIDELKERGVWIAGTDAKGKQDYRQMDGAMPLGLVIGSEGKGMGRLIRDKCDFLINLPMAGHVTSLNASVAAALLMYEVYRKRHPLEG
- a CDS encoding Mini-ribonuclease 3, producing MLHYENKVDEKQLNSLALAYMGDAVFETYIRHHLLQNGRVRPHFLHKEATRYVSAKAQSLIIHELIDAKRLTEEELAVVRRGRNAKSGSVPKNTDVQTYRYSTAFESLIGYLFLAKRQERMEELILESIDLVEKKKGGAVK
- the cysS gene encoding cysteine--tRNA ligase; this translates as MAIQIYNTLTRQKEDFIPLEEGKVKMYVCGPTVYNYIHIGNARPPIVFDTVRRYLEFRGFDVQYVSNFTDVDDKLIRVANELGTDVPAVAERFINAYFEDVSALGCRRADVHPRVTESIDIIIEFIQTLIDKGFAYESEGDVYYHTRKFDEYGKLSHQSIDELRVGARIAVGEKKQDSLDFVLWKAAKEGEIAWESPWGQGRPGWHIECSAMAKKYLGDMIDIHAGGQDLAFPHHENEIAQSEALTGKTFARYWMHNGYINIDNEKMSKSLGNFVLVHDIIQKHDPQVLRFFMLSVHYRHPINYSNELLENTRTGLERIKTSYHNLQHRREASVNLTDNNQEWLDKITALHEQFIQDMDDDFNTANAVSILFELSKLANYYLMEKNTAVEVIDAFMKEFETLFDVLGLSLEEAHADLLDEEIEQLIEERQQARKERNFERADKIRDQLKEMNIILEDTPQGIRWKRG